Proteins encoded within one genomic window of Cellulomonas flavigena DSM 20109:
- a CDS encoding SMI1/KNR4 family protein: MTEPPAANTPTPDDATRRLFAGVDLDDFWDDSAYALAEYVGARPSDELVASVEAELGYRLPASYVALMRWHNGGTPRLTACPTPAEACLADDEVELTGIMGIGRDRRCSVAGEAGSRFWIEEWGYPPLGVYVADCPSAGHDMIAFDYRGCGPDGEPRVVHVDQERDYRVTVLAPDFVTFVRSLRPADDFGIA; the protein is encoded by the coding sequence GTGACGGAGCCCCCCGCGGCGAACACCCCCACCCCGGACGACGCGACCCGGCGCCTGTTCGCCGGCGTGGACCTCGACGACTTCTGGGACGACTCCGCGTACGCGCTCGCGGAGTACGTCGGTGCGCGGCCGTCGGACGAGCTGGTCGCGTCCGTCGAGGCGGAGCTCGGTTACCGCCTGCCCGCGTCGTACGTCGCGCTCATGCGGTGGCACAACGGCGGCACGCCACGGCTGACCGCCTGCCCCACCCCGGCCGAGGCGTGCCTCGCGGACGACGAGGTCGAGCTGACTGGCATCATGGGGATCGGCCGCGACAGGCGCTGCTCGGTGGCGGGCGAGGCCGGCAGCCGCTTCTGGATCGAGGAGTGGGGCTACCCGCCGCTCGGCGTGTACGTCGCGGACTGCCCGTCGGCCGGACACGACATGATCGCGTTCGACTACCGCGGGTGCGGGCCCGACGGTGAGCCGCGGGTGGTGCACGTCGACCAGGAGCGGGACTACCGGGTCACCGTGCTGGCACCGGACTTCGTGACCTTCGTGCGGTCGCTGCGTCCGGCGGACGACTTCGGGATCGCCTGA
- a CDS encoding DUF2945 domain-containing protein: protein MRKGQKVHWNTSQGRTTGTTVERRTADFTFDGQQFRASDDEPYWIVESEKTGAQAAHKESSLTEA from the coding sequence ATGCGCAAGGGGCAGAAGGTGCACTGGAACACCTCGCAGGGCCGCACCACCGGCACGACCGTGGAGCGTCGGACCGCCGACTTCACGTTCGACGGTCAGCAGTTCCGCGCGTCGGACGACGAGCCGTACTGGATCGTCGAGTCCGAGAAGACCGGCGCGCAGGCCGCGCACAAGGAGTCGAGCCTCACGGAGGCCTGA